One segment of Streptomyces bathyalis DNA contains the following:
- a CDS encoding response regulator gives MAIRVLLVDDQPLLRTGFRMILEAEQDLAVVGEAGDGLQALDQVRALQPDVVLMDIRMPRMDGVEATRRITGPTKDGPAKVLVLTTFDLDEYVVEALRAGASGFLLKDAPAAELVQAIRVVAAGEAMLAPSITRRLLDKYAGKLPSGEEPVPDTLHQLTEREVEVLKLVARGLSNSEIAADLFVSETTVKTHVGHVLTKLGLRDRVQAAVYAYESGLVRPGT, from the coding sequence GTGGCCATCCGCGTCCTGTTGGTCGATGACCAGCCACTGCTGCGCACCGGCTTCCGCATGATCCTGGAGGCGGAGCAGGACCTCGCCGTCGTCGGCGAGGCGGGTGACGGACTTCAGGCGCTGGACCAGGTGCGGGCGTTGCAGCCCGACGTGGTGCTGATGGACATCCGCATGCCGCGGATGGACGGGGTGGAGGCCACGCGCCGCATCACCGGGCCGACGAAGGACGGGCCCGCGAAGGTGCTCGTGCTGACCACGTTCGACCTCGACGAGTACGTGGTGGAGGCGCTGCGCGCGGGCGCCAGCGGCTTCCTGCTCAAGGACGCGCCGGCGGCCGAGCTCGTGCAGGCGATCCGCGTGGTCGCCGCCGGCGAGGCCATGCTGGCTCCTAGCATCACGCGCCGTCTGCTCGACAAGTACGCGGGGAAGCTCCCCTCGGGCGAGGAGCCCGTGCCGGACACCCTTCACCAGCTGACGGAGCGTGAGGTGGAGGTTCTGAAGCTGGTGGCGCGCGGCCTGTCGAACTCGGAGATCGCCGCCGACCTCTTCGTCAGCGAGACGACGGTGAAGACGCACGTCGGGCACGTGCTGACCAAGCTGGGGCTGCGCGACCGCGTGCAGGCCGCGGTCTACGCGTACGAGAGCGGGCTGGTACGGCCCGGCACGTGA
- the metH gene encoding methionine synthase, translated as MASPSSTPDSAFPRGAALRKALTERVIVADGAMGTMIQAQDPSLDDFQQLEGCNEILNVTRPDIVRSVHTEYFQAGVDCVETNTFGANHAALGEYDITDRVFELSEKGTRIARDVADEFEADGRPRWVLGSMGPGTKLPTLGHAPYTTLRDAYQQNAEGMIAGGADALLVETTQDLLQTKAAVIGARRAMDATGAHDLPLICSVTVETTGTMLLGSEIGAALTALEPLGIDMIGLNCATGPAEMSEHLRYLAQHSQVPISCMPNAGLPVLGKDGAHYPLTPEELCDAHENFVRDYGLSLVGGCCGTTPEHLRQLVERVRGKEPAARTPQPEAGAASLYQMIPFRQDTSYLAIGERTNANGSKKFREAMLDGRWDDCVEMARDQIREGAHMLDLCVDYVGRDGVADMRELAGRFATSSTLPLVLDSTEVPVIQAGLEKLGGRAVINSVNYEDGDGPESRFARVASLAREHGAALMALTIDEEGQARTAENKVAIAERIIDDLTTNYGIDESSILIDCLTFTICTGQEESRKDGINTIEAIRQLKERRPNVQTTLGLSNISFGLNPAARIVLNSVFLDECVKAGLDSAIVHASKILPIARLEEEQVTTALDLIYDRRSEGYDPLQRLLELFEGVDTKAMKAGKAEELAALPLEERLQRRIIDGERNGLEADLDAALEERPALDIVNETLLAGMKVVGELFGSGQMQLPFVLQSAEVMKTAVAYLEPHMEKSDNEGKGTIVLATVRGDVHDIGKNLVDIILSNNGYNVVNLGIKQPVGAILDAAEENKADVIGMSGLLVKSTVIMKENLEELNQRQMAADFPVILGGAALTRAYVEQDLHEIYEGEVRYARDAFEGLRLMDALIGVKRGVPGAELPPLKQRRVPKRPSSAAGEVPEEEINDGSVRSDVATDNPVPTPPFWGSRVVKGIGLKDYASWIDEGALFKGQWGLKESRTGEGPGYDELVETDGRPRLRGLLDRLHTDNMLEAAVVYGYYPCVSKGDDLILLNEDGSERTRFTFPRQRRGRRLCLADFFRPEESGEQDVVGLQVVTVGSKIGEATAELFANDAYRDYLELHGLSVQLAEALAEYWHARVRAELDISAEDPTAMADMFALKYRGARFSLGYGACPNLEDRAKIADLLQPERIGVELSEEFQLHPEQSTDAIVIHHPEAKYFNAR; from the coding sequence ATGGCCTCGCCGAGCAGTACGCCCGATTCCGCCTTCCCGCGCGGAGCAGCTCTCCGCAAGGCGCTCACGGAGCGCGTGATCGTCGCGGACGGCGCGATGGGCACAATGATTCAGGCGCAGGACCCGTCCCTCGACGACTTCCAGCAGCTCGAAGGCTGCAACGAGATCCTCAACGTGACCCGTCCCGACATCGTGCGGTCGGTCCACACCGAGTACTTCCAGGCCGGCGTGGACTGTGTCGAGACCAACACCTTCGGCGCCAACCACGCCGCACTGGGCGAGTACGACATCACAGACCGCGTCTTCGAGCTCTCCGAGAAGGGCACCCGCATCGCCCGCGACGTGGCGGACGAGTTCGAGGCCGACGGACGCCCCCGCTGGGTGCTGGGCTCCATGGGGCCGGGCACCAAGCTGCCGACGCTGGGTCACGCCCCGTACACCACGCTGCGCGACGCCTACCAGCAGAACGCCGAGGGCATGATCGCCGGCGGTGCCGACGCACTCCTCGTGGAGACCACGCAGGACCTGCTGCAGACCAAGGCTGCCGTCATCGGCGCCCGCCGCGCCATGGACGCCACCGGCGCCCACGACCTGCCGCTGATCTGCTCCGTGACCGTCGAGACGACCGGCACGATGCTGCTGGGCTCCGAGATCGGTGCCGCCCTCACGGCCCTGGAGCCGCTGGGCATCGACATGATCGGCCTCAACTGCGCCACCGGCCCCGCCGAGATGAGCGAGCACCTGCGCTACCTCGCACAGCACTCGCAGGTGCCGATCTCCTGCATGCCCAACGCGGGTCTGCCCGTACTGGGCAAGGACGGCGCCCACTACCCGCTCACGCCCGAGGAGCTGTGCGACGCCCACGAGAACTTCGTCCGCGACTACGGGCTCTCCCTCGTCGGAGGCTGCTGCGGTACGACGCCGGAGCACCTGCGCCAGCTGGTCGAGCGCGTGCGAGGCAAGGAGCCGGCCGCGCGCACGCCTCAGCCCGAGGCGGGCGCGGCGTCGCTGTACCAGATGATCCCCTTCCGCCAGGACACCTCGTACCTGGCGATCGGCGAGCGCACGAACGCCAACGGTTCGAAGAAGTTCCGCGAGGCGATGCTCGACGGCCGCTGGGACGACTGCGTGGAGATGGCCAGGGACCAGATCCGCGAGGGCGCCCACATGCTCGACCTGTGCGTCGACTACGTGGGCCGCGACGGCGTCGCCGACATGCGGGAACTCGCCGGGCGCTTCGCGACGTCCTCCACCCTGCCGCTCGTGCTCGACTCCACCGAAGTCCCGGTGATCCAGGCGGGGTTGGAGAAGCTGGGCGGCCGCGCCGTCATCAACTCCGTCAACTACGAGGACGGGGACGGCCCCGAGTCCCGCTTCGCCCGCGTCGCCAGCCTCGCCCGTGAGCACGGCGCCGCCCTGATGGCGCTGACCATCGACGAGGAGGGCCAGGCCCGCACGGCCGAGAACAAGGTCGCCATCGCCGAGCGCATCATCGACGACCTGACCACCAACTACGGGATCGACGAGTCGAGCATCCTCATCGACTGCCTGACGTTCACGATCTGCACCGGCCAGGAGGAGTCCCGCAAGGACGGCATCAACACGATCGAGGCGATCCGGCAGCTGAAGGAGCGCCGCCCGAACGTGCAGACCACTCTCGGTCTGTCCAACATCTCCTTCGGGCTCAACCCGGCCGCGCGCATCGTCCTCAACTCCGTCTTCCTCGACGAGTGCGTCAAGGCGGGCCTGGACTCGGCGATCGTGCACGCCAGCAAGATCCTGCCGATCGCCCGCCTGGAAGAGGAGCAGGTCACCACCGCCCTCGACCTGATCTACGACAGGCGGAGCGAGGGCTACGACCCGCTGCAGCGGCTGCTGGAGCTGTTCGAGGGCGTCGACACCAAGGCGATGAAGGCCGGCAAGGCCGAGGAGCTGGCCGCGCTGCCGCTGGAGGAGCGCCTTCAGCGGCGCATCATCGACGGCGAACGCAACGGTCTGGAAGCCGACTTGGACGCCGCGCTGGAGGAGCGTCCCGCGCTCGACATCGTCAACGAGACGCTGCTCGCGGGAATGAAGGTCGTCGGTGAACTCTTCGGCTCGGGGCAGATGCAGCTGCCGTTCGTGCTGCAGTCGGCAGAGGTGATGAAGACCGCGGTGGCCTACCTGGAACCGCACATGGAGAAGTCCGACAACGAGGGCAAGGGCACCATCGTCCTGGCCACGGTCCGCGGCGACGTGCACGACATCGGCAAGAACCTCGTCGACATCATCCTGTCCAACAACGGCTACAACGTGGTGAATCTGGGCATCAAGCAGCCCGTCGGCGCCATCCTGGACGCGGCCGAGGAGAACAAGGCCGACGTCATCGGAATGTCCGGCCTGCTGGTGAAGTCCACGGTGATCATGAAGGAGAACCTGGAGGAGCTCAACCAGCGCCAGATGGCCGCGGACTTCCCGGTCATCCTCGGCGGCGCGGCGCTCACGCGCGCGTACGTCGAGCAGGACCTCCACGAGATCTACGAGGGCGAGGTCCGCTACGCCCGCGACGCCTTCGAGGGCCTGCGCCTCATGGACGCGCTCATCGGCGTCAAGCGCGGCGTCCCCGGGGCGGAGCTGCCGCCGCTGAAGCAGCGCCGCGTGCCCAAGCGCCCCTCGTCCGCCGCCGGTGAGGTGCCGGAGGAGGAGATCAACGACGGGTCGGTGCGCTCCGACGTCGCAACCGACAACCCGGTGCCGACGCCGCCCTTCTGGGGCAGCCGCGTGGTCAAGGGCATCGGCCTGAAGGACTACGCCTCATGGATCGACGAGGGCGCGCTCTTCAAGGGCCAGTGGGGCCTGAAGGAGTCCCGCACGGGCGAGGGCCCCGGCTACGACGAACTGGTGGAGACCGACGGACGTCCCCGGCTGCGCGGCCTGCTGGACCGGCTGCACACGGACAACATGCTGGAAGCGGCCGTCGTCTACGGCTACTACCCGTGCGTGTCCAAGGGCGACGACCTGATCCTGCTCAACGAGGACGGCAGCGAGCGCACCCGCTTCACCTTCCCGCGGCAGCGCCGGGGCCGGCGGCTGTGCCTCGCGGACTTCTTCCGTCCGGAGGAGTCCGGCGAGCAGGACGTCGTCGGGCTGCAGGTCGTCACCGTCGGTTCCAAGATCGGTGAGGCCACGGCCGAGCTCTTCGCGAACGACGCCTACCGGGACTACCTGGAGCTGCACGGCCTGTCCGTCCAGCTCGCGGAGGCCCTCGCCGAGTACTGGCACGCCCGGGTCCGTGCCGAACTGGACATCTCCGCGGAGGACCCCACCGCGATGGCGGACATGTTCGCCCTGAAGTACCGCGGAGCCCGCTTCAGCCTCGGCTACGGCGCCTGCCCCAACCTGGAGGACCGGGCGAAGATCGCGGATCTGCTGCAGCCCGAGCGCATCGGAGTGGAGCTTTCGGAGGAGTTCCAGCTGCACCCCGAGCAGTCCACGGACGCCATCGTGATCCACCATCCGGAGGCCAAGTACTTCAACGCCCGATAA
- a CDS encoding HAD family hydrolase: MTSSIPALGTLTAEGSSLQAVLLDMDGTLVDTEGFWWDAESEAFAELGHVLKDEWREVVVGGPMTRSAGFLIEATEADITVEELTVLLNQKFIERLRRGVQLVPGARRLLAELSLHGVPTALVSASHREVVDEMLVSLGREYFDLTVAGDELTRTKPHPDPYLTAAARLGADPARCAVIEDTVTGVASAEAAGCRVVAVPSVAPIEAAEGRTVVESLEEVNLAFLRSMVLMAHQSVS; encoded by the coding sequence ATGACCAGCTCCATCCCCGCGCTCGGCACTCTGACGGCCGAAGGCTCGTCGCTGCAGGCGGTGCTCCTCGACATGGACGGCACCCTGGTCGACACGGAAGGCTTCTGGTGGGACGCCGAGAGCGAGGCATTCGCGGAGCTCGGTCACGTACTGAAGGACGAATGGCGCGAGGTCGTCGTGGGCGGCCCGATGACCCGCAGCGCGGGCTTCCTGATCGAGGCGACGGAGGCAGACATCACGGTCGAGGAGCTGACCGTCCTGCTGAACCAGAAGTTCATCGAGCGGCTGCGGCGCGGCGTGCAGCTGGTGCCGGGTGCCCGGCGGCTGCTCGCCGAGCTGTCTCTGCACGGTGTGCCCACCGCGCTGGTCTCCGCGTCGCACCGCGAGGTGGTGGACGAGATGCTCGTCTCCCTCGGCCGGGAGTACTTCGACCTGACCGTCGCGGGGGACGAGCTGACCCGCACCAAGCCGCACCCCGACCCCTATCTGACCGCCGCGGCCCGCCTGGGCGCGGACCCGGCGCGCTGCGCCGTCATCGAGGACACCGTGACCGGAGTCGCCTCGGCGGAGGCGGCCGGGTGCCGGGTGGTGGCGGTGCCCTCCGTCGCCCCGATCGAGGCCGCCGAGGGGCGCACCGTCGTGGAATCGCTCGAAGAAGTGAATCTCGCCTTCCTGCGTTCCATGGTCCTCATGGCCCACCAGAGCGTCTCCTGA
- a CDS encoding site-2 protease family protein, translating into MAETENGGRPRSGGSGGSGDSGTAGEGTASLPDRPDATLYPDGPPAAAAAPEETGEKTDSTAEDTTDTAQQREPAAPASPDPRPATGPDAAPADPSGPGTGNDATAEPEPSPVPASGTAPGGAPASDADTGQGRPRPGTPGPGPRALGPDKPRRARPFGGGILMGRPFGVPVYVAPSWFLVAALITWVFGGQLDRVLPHLGTVRYLIALFFAVAFYASVLVHELAHTVAALRFKLPVRRIQLQFFGGVSEIEKEAETPGREFILAFVGPLLSLVLAGVFYAGMQAVRPGTVPGVLLAGLMISNLIVAAFNLLPGLPLDGGRMLRALVWKLSGRPMTGTVFAAWIGRALALAVLIGLPLATHAGGFTQETIGGVDSIMDALLAAILAAIIWTGAGNSLRMARLREHLPELRARNLTRRAVPVPTDTPLSEALRRANDAGARALVVVDGAGGPVSLVREAAIAGVPSHRRPWVAVSSLAQELKDGMRVPAELAGEELLEHLRATPATEYLVVEETGEIYGVLSTGDVERAFVAAMAKPSA; encoded by the coding sequence GTGGCGGAGACGGAAAACGGCGGCAGGCCGCGTTCGGGCGGCTCCGGCGGCTCCGGGGATTCCGGAACGGCGGGGGAGGGCACGGCGTCCCTCCCGGACCGTCCGGACGCCACGCTGTACCCGGACGGTCCTCCGGCCGCCGCCGCGGCCCCGGAGGAAACGGGAGAAAAGACGGACAGCACGGCAGAGGACACGACGGACACCGCACAGCAACGCGAGCCCGCCGCACCGGCCTCGCCGGACCCCCGGCCCGCAACCGGCCCTGACGCGGCACCCGCCGACCCCTCAGGACCGGGCACTGGGAACGACGCGACGGCGGAGCCGGAGCCGAGCCCCGTACCCGCGTCCGGCACCGCCCCCGGCGGCGCCCCGGCCTCCGACGCCGACACCGGTCAGGGCCGCCCGCGCCCCGGCACCCCCGGTCCCGGACCGCGGGCCCTGGGCCCCGACAAGCCCCGGCGTGCCCGTCCCTTCGGAGGCGGCATCCTGATGGGCCGGCCGTTCGGCGTGCCCGTCTACGTGGCACCCAGCTGGTTCCTCGTCGCCGCCCTCATCACCTGGGTCTTCGGCGGTCAGCTCGACCGCGTCCTGCCTCATCTCGGCACGGTGCGCTACCTGATCGCGCTCTTCTTCGCCGTGGCCTTCTACGCCTCGGTCCTCGTGCACGAACTCGCCCACACCGTCGCCGCGCTGCGCTTCAAGCTGCCGGTGCGCCGCATCCAGCTCCAGTTCTTCGGCGGCGTCTCCGAGATCGAGAAGGAAGCCGAGACCCCCGGCCGCGAATTCATCCTCGCCTTCGTCGGGCCGCTGCTCTCCCTCGTGCTCGCCGGCGTCTTCTACGCGGGGATGCAGGCCGTGCGGCCCGGTACCGTTCCCGGCGTGCTGCTGGCCGGCCTGATGATCTCCAACCTGATCGTGGCCGCGTTCAACCTTCTCCCCGGACTGCCCCTGGACGGCGGCCGGATGCTGCGTGCTCTGGTGTGGAAGCTGAGCGGCCGTCCGATGACCGGCACCGTCTTCGCCGCCTGGATCGGCCGGGCCCTGGCGCTCGCGGTGCTGATCGGGCTGCCGCTCGCCACTCACGCCGGCGGATTCACGCAGGAGACCATCGGCGGCGTCGACTCGATCATGGACGCGCTGCTCGCCGCCATCCTGGCCGCCATCATCTGGACCGGCGCCGGGAACAGCCTCCGCATGGCCCGGCTGCGCGAACATCTCCCGGAACTGCGGGCGCGCAACCTCACCAGGCGTGCCGTCCCCGTACCCACCGACACCCCGCTCTCCGAGGCGCTACGCCGCGCCAACGACGCCGGAGCCCGCGCCCTGGTCGTGGTGGACGGCGCGGGCGGCCCCGTCTCGCTCGTGCGCGAGGCCGCCATCGCCGGGGTCCCCTCGCACCGCCGCCCCTGGGTCGCGGTCTCCAGCCTCGCCCAGGAGCTGAAGGACGGCATGCGCGTCCCCGCGGAGCTGGCCGGCGAGGAGCTGCTGGAGCATCTGCGTGCCACCCCGGCGACCGAGTACCTGGTGGTCGAGGAGACAGGCGAGATCTACGGAGTGCTCTCCACGGGCGACGTCGAGCGCGCCTTCGTCGCAGCCATGGCCAAGCCCTCGGCGTGA
- a CDS encoding tRNA (adenine-N1)-methyltransferase yields the protein MSEPTGAARRRGPFKVGDQVQLTDPKGRHYTFTLEEGKSFHTHKGAFPHDELIGAPEGSVVRTTGNVAYLALRPLLPDYVLSMPRGAAVVYPKDAGQVLAMADIFPGARVVEAGVGSGSLSTFLLRAIGDMGMLHSYERRADFADIARQNVERYFGEPHPAWTLTVGDLQDQLSDSDIDRVILDMLAPWECLEAVSKALVPGGILCSYVATTTQLARMVESIREHGTFNEPQAWETMVRNWHVEGLAVRPDHRMIGHTGFLLTARRLADGVEPPLRRRRPAKGAYGEDYTGPGSTSGRS from the coding sequence ATGTCCGAACCGACCGGTGCCGCCCGCCGTCGCGGGCCCTTCAAGGTCGGGGACCAGGTCCAGCTCACCGATCCCAAGGGACGCCACTACACGTTCACGCTCGAAGAGGGAAAGAGCTTCCACACCCACAAGGGAGCCTTCCCCCACGACGAGCTGATCGGTGCTCCCGAGGGCAGTGTCGTCCGTACCACCGGAAACGTCGCCTACCTCGCGCTGCGCCCCCTGCTCCCCGACTACGTCCTGTCCATGCCGCGCGGCGCCGCCGTCGTCTATCCCAAGGACGCGGGCCAAGTCCTCGCCATGGCCGACATCTTCCCGGGTGCGCGCGTCGTGGAGGCGGGCGTCGGGTCCGGCTCGCTGAGCACGTTCCTGCTGCGCGCCATCGGCGACATGGGCATGCTGCACAGCTACGAGCGGCGCGCGGACTTCGCGGACATCGCCCGGCAGAACGTCGAGCGCTACTTCGGCGAACCGCACCCCGCCTGGACGCTCACCGTCGGAGACCTCCAGGACCAGCTCTCGGACAGCGACATCGACCGGGTCATCCTCGACATGCTCGCCCCCTGGGAGTGCCTCGAGGCCGTTTCCAAGGCGCTCGTGCCCGGCGGCATCCTGTGCAGCTACGTGGCCACCACGACGCAACTGGCCCGCATGGTCGAGTCGATCCGCGAGCACGGCACGTTCAACGAGCCGCAGGCGTGGGAGACCATGGTGCGCAACTGGCACGTGGAGGGCCTGGCCGTACGCCCCGACCACCGCATGATCGGGCACACAGGCTTCCTGCTCACCGCGCGCCGCCTCGCGGACGGTGTCGAACCGCCGCTGCGCCGGCGACGTCCCGCCAAGGGCGCCTACGGGGAGGACTACACGGGCCCCGGCAGCACGTCGGGCCGTTCCTGA
- a CDS encoding ferredoxin — MSTGDEALEVWIDQDLCTGDGICAQYAPEVFELDIDGLAYVKSGDDELLQDKGATTPVPLPLLDDVVDSAKECPGDCIHVRRVSDSVEVYGPDAD, encoded by the coding sequence ATGAGCACCGGGGACGAGGCACTCGAGGTCTGGATCGACCAGGATCTGTGCACCGGCGACGGCATCTGCGCGCAGTACGCACCCGAGGTGTTCGAGCTGGACATCGACGGCTTGGCCTATGTGAAAAGCGGCGACGACGAGCTCCTCCAGGACAAGGGCGCGACGACCCCCGTACCGCTTCCACTTCTCGACGACGTCGTGGACTCCGCCAAGGAATGCCCCGGCGACTGCATCCATGTCCGCCGTGTTTCGGACAGTGTTGAAGTGTACGGCCCCGACGCCGATTAG
- a CDS encoding RecB family exonuclease encodes MTTRVASPPNSLSPSRASDFMQCPLLYRFRVIDKLPEKPSAAATRGTVVHAVLERLFDSPAEQRSLPRARSLVTREWARLLAKRPELKELFAEDGQEEVDAGRLASWLAEAESLVERWFSLEDPTRLEPAERELLVEAKLESGLRLRGIIDRVDVAPTGEVRIVDYKTGKAPPPQFSDGPLFQMKFYALVVWQLRGVVPRRLQLVFLGSGDVLTYDPDEEDLRRVERKLLALWEAIKRATETGDWRPSPGRLCDWCDHQAHCPEFGGSPPPYPLTVQPRLPEPREDGAQESPARA; translated from the coding sequence ATGACCACCCGCGTCGCCTCGCCGCCGAACTCCCTATCGCCGTCCCGCGCCAGCGACTTCATGCAGTGCCCGCTGCTCTACCGCTTCCGGGTGATCGACAAACTGCCGGAGAAACCTTCGGCGGCCGCCACACGGGGAACTGTCGTGCACGCCGTCCTCGAGCGGCTCTTCGACTCCCCCGCGGAGCAACGCAGTCTGCCGCGTGCGCGATCTCTCGTCACCCGTGAGTGGGCGCGTCTGCTCGCCAAGAGGCCGGAGCTGAAGGAGCTGTTCGCGGAGGACGGGCAGGAGGAGGTCGACGCCGGCCGGCTCGCGTCCTGGCTCGCGGAGGCGGAGTCGCTCGTCGAGCGATGGTTCTCTCTGGAGGACCCGACCCGGCTGGAGCCCGCGGAGCGGGAGTTGCTGGTCGAGGCCAAGCTGGAATCGGGGCTGCGGCTGCGCGGCATCATCGACCGCGTCGACGTCGCCCCGACCGGCGAGGTGCGGATCGTCGACTACAAGACGGGCAAGGCACCGCCTCCGCAGTTCTCCGACGGACCGCTCTTCCAGATGAAGTTCTACGCGCTGGTGGTGTGGCAGCTGCGCGGGGTCGTGCCCCGCCGTCTCCAACTGGTCTTCCTGGGCAGCGGAGATGTGCTGACGTACGACCCGGACGAGGAGGATCTGCGCCGCGTCGAGCGCAAGCTGCTGGCGCTGTGGGAGGCCATCAAACGGGCGACGGAGACGGGCGACTGGCGGCCGAGCCCCGGCAGGCTCTGCGACTGGTGCGACCACCAGGCACACTGCCCGGAGTTCGGCGGCTCTCCCCCGCCGTATCCGCTGACGGTGCAGCCACGGCTGCCCGAGCCACGCGAGGACGGGGCACAGGAATCACCGGCCCGCGCTTAG
- a CDS encoding ABC transporter substrate-binding protein, translated as MKCKPQAMTAVAGLLASMLTACGQVTGDDAPAVVVGTTDTFAVSKASPAPFDPAAAYDVSSWNVMRNAFQTLLRMPRSGTRPVRDAAESCGFTDARNEQYRCTLRKGLTFSNGHKLDARDVEYSISRILGIRFANGPASLLSGISKVEATSDREIVFQLRKPDATFPYKIATPAASIVDQESYPKDGFLKGFKTVGSGPYTLEVDADAGKTVFTRNADYKGGLRIHSEKVELRSFRDSAAMEKALRAGDIDLMNRTISPKQIERLESAPEDNIDLVQQPGQEIRYLVFNTDDATAGRLAVRKAMAKVIDRESLVRDVYERTADPLYSLVPSGVPGHRNSFFNKYGESGIESARRTLRTAGLIPPVEVELAFTTDHYGSVTSKEFKQLKKQLEDTGLFAVEMKGLPWDTYRTDALKGKYQVYGYGWFPDFPDADNYIAPFFEKNNFLNTPYISSEIRNQVIPQTRQKTDRVRTEAGFARAQDIVADEVPVLPLWQGKQFIAARDDITGAEWALNSSSVLQLWELGRSTES; from the coding sequence ATGAAGTGCAAACCCCAGGCGATGACCGCTGTCGCCGGGCTGCTGGCGTCCATGCTCACCGCGTGCGGACAGGTGACCGGGGACGACGCCCCGGCCGTCGTCGTCGGCACCACGGACACCTTCGCGGTCTCGAAGGCCTCGCCCGCGCCGTTCGACCCGGCGGCCGCGTACGACGTCAGTTCCTGGAACGTCATGCGCAACGCCTTCCAGACCCTGCTGCGCATGCCCCGCTCAGGCACTCGCCCCGTCCGGGACGCGGCGGAGAGCTGCGGCTTCACCGACGCGCGGAACGAGCAGTACCGCTGCACCCTGCGCAAGGGCCTGACCTTCTCCAACGGCCACAAGCTCGACGCGCGGGACGTCGAGTACTCCATATCCCGGATCCTGGGTATCCGCTTCGCCAATGGACCCGCGTCGCTGCTCAGCGGGATATCCAAGGTCGAGGCCACCAGCGACCGCGAGATCGTCTTCCAGCTGCGCAAGCCGGACGCCACCTTCCCGTACAAGATCGCCACTCCGGCCGCCTCGATCGTCGACCAGGAGAGCTATCCCAAGGACGGCTTCCTGAAGGGCTTCAAGACGGTGGGCTCCGGCCCGTACACGCTCGAAGTCGACGCCGACGCCGGCAAGACCGTCTTCACCCGTAACGCCGACTACAAGGGCGGACTCAGGATCCACAGCGAGAAGGTCGAACTGCGCTCCTTCCGCGACTCCGCCGCCATGGAGAAGGCGCTGCGCGCCGGCGACATCGACCTGATGAACCGCACGATCTCCCCGAAGCAGATCGAGAGGCTGGAGTCCGCACCCGAGGACAACATCGACCTCGTGCAGCAGCCGGGCCAGGAGATCCGCTACCTCGTCTTCAACACCGACGACGCGACAGCGGGCCGCCTCGCCGTGCGGAAAGCCATGGCGAAGGTCATCGACCGCGAGTCACTCGTACGCGACGTCTACGAACGCACCGCCGACCCGCTGTACTCCTTGGTGCCCTCGGGCGTGCCCGGGCACCGCAACTCCTTCTTCAACAAGTACGGCGAGTCGGGCATCGAATCCGCGCGCCGCACCCTGCGCACCGCGGGCCTGATCCCCCCGGTGGAGGTCGAACTCGCCTTCACGACCGACCACTACGGCAGCGTCACGTCCAAGGAGTTCAAGCAGCTGAAGAAGCAGCTGGAGGACACCGGCCTGTTCGCCGTCGAGATGAAGGGCCTGCCGTGGGACACCTACCGGACCGACGCCCTCAAGGGGAAGTACCAGGTCTACGGCTACGGCTGGTTCCCCGACTTCCCTGACGCCGACAACTACATCGCCCCCTTCTTCGAGAAGAACAACTTCCTCAACACCCCGTACATCAGCTCCGAGATACGGAATCAGGTGATCCCGCAGACCCGGCAGAAGACCGACCGGGTCCGCACCGAGGCCGGCTTCGCCCGCGCGCAGGACATCGTGGCCGACGAGGTGCCGGTGCTGCCGCTGTGGCAGGGCAAGCAGTTCATCGCGGCGCGTGACGACATCACGGGCGCGGAGTGGGCGCTGAACTCCTCGTCGGTGCTGCAGCTGTGGGAGCTGGGCCGCAGCACCGAGAGCTGA